The Gammaproteobacteria bacterium genome has a segment encoding these proteins:
- the fabD gene encoding ACP S-malonyltransferase produces MKSKLAFVFPGQGSQSIGMLADLSEHHSLVRETFNLSSDVLGYDLWSLVQNGSDTELNQTDKTQPAMLTAGVAVWRVWQTQSDIRPDVMAGHSLGEYTALVCAGALSLELAVSLVAERGRFMQAAVATGEGAMAAILGLADEKVIELCQSAAENEVVEAVNFNSPGQVVVAGNAAAVSRAIHLAINAGAKRALLLPVSVPSHCQLMKPAAENLSERLQAVEFKTPQFPVVNNVDAKVNYKPDLIKESLIKQLHSPVRWTQVVNEMSAIGVEALVECGPGKVLAGLTKRIDRKIIALPVYDDSTLSKALEKLGK; encoded by the coding sequence ATGAAAAGTAAACTCGCTTTTGTTTTTCCAGGTCAAGGCTCTCAGTCGATAGGTATGCTCGCTGATCTATCAGAGCATCATTCACTTGTTCGTGAAACTTTTAATCTCTCTTCAGATGTTCTCGGCTATGATTTGTGGTCTTTAGTGCAAAATGGCTCTGATACCGAGCTTAACCAAACAGATAAAACACAACCCGCCATGCTAACTGCTGGCGTGGCAGTTTGGCGTGTATGGCAAACTCAAAGTGACATACGGCCTGATGTGATGGCAGGGCATAGCTTGGGAGAGTATACGGCACTGGTCTGTGCTGGAGCGTTGTCTCTGGAGTTAGCTGTTTCATTGGTTGCGGAGCGTGGGCGCTTTATGCAGGCTGCTGTGGCTACCGGTGAAGGTGCGATGGCGGCAATACTCGGACTGGCTGATGAGAAGGTGATTGAATTATGCCAAAGTGCGGCAGAAAATGAAGTTGTCGAAGCCGTTAATTTTAACTCACCCGGTCAAGTGGTGGTTGCTGGAAATGCGGCGGCTGTTTCTCGCGCAATTCATTTAGCAATCAATGCAGGGGCAAAGCGTGCATTGCTACTGCCGGTGAGTGTGCCATCTCATTGCCAATTGATGAAGCCAGCCGCTGAAAATCTTTCAGAGCGTCTGCAAGCCGTTGAATTTAAAACCCCACAATTTCCAGTTGTTAATAATGTTGATGCAAAAGTTAACTATAAGCCTGATTTAATTAAAGAATCTTTGATTAAACAGCTTCATAGCCCCGTACGCTGGACGCAGGTTGTGAACGAAATGAGTGCCATTGGTGTAGAAGCTTTGGTAGAATGCGGTCCAGGTAAAGTTTTAGCAGGTTTGACTAAACGCATCGATAGAAAGATAATTGCGCTGCCTGTATATGATGATTCAACGCTTTCAAAGGCGTTGGAAAAATTAGGAAAGTAA
- the prfB gene encoding peptide chain release factor 2 (programmed frameshift) — protein sequence MLEINLINTRIKDMQGRADILRGYLDFDVKQERLEEVARELEGSEVWNNPEQAQALGKERAQLERIVEVINELNGTLGDAAELLLMAAEEDDQDGVDEVVSDLDRLETRLADLEFRRMFSGEMDENSAFLDIQSGSGGTEAQDWANMLLRMYLRWGERRGFKTDLVEVSSGDVAGIKSATIQFQGEYAYGWLRTETGVHRLVRKSPFDSGSRRHTSFASVFVSPEVDDSIEIDINPADLRIDTYRSSGAGGQHVNTTDSAVRITHVPTNTVVQCQNERSQHKNKASAMKQLKAKLYELEMQQRNAEQKDLEESKSDIGWGSQIRSYVLDQSRIKDLRTSVETGNTQAVLDGDLDQFMVASLKAGV from the exons ATGCTCGAAATTAATCTCATTAATACTCGAATCAAAGATATGCAAGGGCGTGCGGATATCCTTAGGGGGTATCTT GACTTTGATGTCAAACAGGAACGTTTAGAAGAGGTTGCTCGCGAGCTGGAGGGGTCTGAGGTCTGGAATAATCCTGAGCAGGCGCAAGCACTTGGAAAAGAGCGCGCCCAATTGGAACGAATTGTTGAAGTCATCAATGAATTGAACGGCACCTTGGGTGATGCGGCAGAGTTGTTGTTAATGGCGGCCGAGGAAGATGATCAGGATGGGGTGGATGAAGTTGTTTCTGATTTGGATCGACTGGAAACACGACTGGCCGACCTGGAATTTCGCCGAATGTTTTCAGGCGAAATGGATGAAAACAGTGCCTTTTTAGATATTCAATCAGGCTCAGGTGGCACAGAAGCTCAGGACTGGGCAAATATGCTGCTTCGCATGTATCTGCGCTGGGGTGAGCGCCGTGGCTTTAAAACTGATTTGGTCGAAGTGTCGAGTGGTGACGTGGCGGGCATCAAAAGTGCTACGATTCAGTTTCAGGGCGAATACGCTTATGGTTGGTTACGTACAGAAACAGGTGTTCATCGGTTGGTGCGAAAGTCCCCTTTTGATTCAGGAAGCCGTCGTCACACCTCTTTTGCATCGGTTTTTGTGTCACCTGAAGTGGACGATAGTATAGAGATTGATATCAATCCAGCAGATTTGCGCATTGATACGTATCGTTCAAGTGGCGCAGGTGGGCAGCATGTGAATACGACGGATTCGGCGGTACGTATCACCCATGTGCCGACGAATACCGTGGTGCAGTGTCAAAATGAGCGCTCTCAGCACAAAAATAAAGCATCCGCCATGAAACAGCTTAAAGCCAAGCTGTATGAGTTAGAGATGCAGCAGCGCAATGCTGAACAGAAAGATTTGGAAGAGAGTAAGTCGGATATTGGCTGGGGAAGCCAGATACGCTCTTATGTTTTAGATCAATCCCGCATAAAAGATCTGCGCACCAGCGTTGAGACTGGTAATACACAAGCAGTGCTGGATGGTGATCTTGATCAATTTATGGTAGCCAGTTTGAAAGCAGGAGTATAA
- a CDS encoding aminodeoxychorismate synthase component I, with translation MTAPFIVHPLDVDLDLLDLHETDPTRYPFFLESVASGTPQSRYDILFAFPGKQLQLNSNDEDDFLSELDQCWNATAKKNFIANKETLPFRGGWFVYLGYEFAGQIEPTLSLPEFKPPFPVAFATRIPAAVIRDHKTNQILLITESEQKSLLGMMLDDVNRCIARKKLKKMQQKKWVHTLIEEDAQRYIDGISKIKRYIIDGDIFQVNLSRLWRVDFKKSPLPVDLYRRLRETNPAPFAALITHEQGSIISSSPERLVEVLGDQVNTRPIAGTRPRGESKSEDQELLKILIEHPKERAEHVMLIDLERNDLGRICVPGSIHVDELMGLESYAHVHHIVSSLSGVKQKGTTPGEVIRALFPGGTITGCPKVRCMEIIAELEETGRGPYTGSVGYLNHNGDMDFNILIRTLFLQDKKLQLRAGGGIVADSDPMLELNESRAKARGLVMALTQ, from the coding sequence GTGACCGCGCCTTTTATAGTACATCCATTAGACGTTGATCTAGACCTGCTTGATTTACATGAAACAGACCCGACGCGTTACCCTTTTTTTTTAGAAAGTGTTGCGTCGGGAACGCCCCAATCTCGTTACGATATTCTTTTTGCTTTTCCTGGAAAGCAGCTTCAGTTAAATTCAAATGATGAAGATGACTTTTTATCAGAACTGGATCAATGCTGGAATGCTACTGCCAAAAAAAACTTTATAGCTAATAAAGAAACTTTGCCTTTCAGAGGAGGATGGTTTGTCTATTTGGGTTATGAATTCGCCGGACAAATTGAGCCCACTTTATCGCTTCCAGAATTTAAACCCCCATTTCCAGTAGCTTTTGCAACACGCATCCCTGCGGCAGTGATTCGGGATCATAAAACGAACCAAATATTATTAATTACAGAATCAGAGCAGAAATCACTTCTGGGTATGATGCTGGATGATGTGAATCGTTGTATTGCACGTAAAAAACTGAAAAAAATGCAACAAAAAAAATGGGTGCATACTTTAATTGAAGAAGATGCACAGCGTTATATTGACGGCATAAGTAAGATTAAACGCTACATCATTGACGGTGATATTTTTCAAGTGAATCTATCGCGTCTCTGGCGTGTTGATTTTAAAAAATCCCCTTTGCCCGTTGACCTGTACCGACGGTTGCGTGAGACTAATCCTGCTCCTTTTGCGGCATTGATTACTCACGAGCAAGGTTCCATTATCAGCTCATCACCAGAGCGTCTAGTTGAAGTGCTTGGTGATCAGGTCAATACGCGACCTATTGCAGGAACGCGGCCACGCGGAGAGTCAAAATCAGAAGATCAGGAATTACTTAAAATATTGATCGAACACCCCAAAGAACGTGCCGAACATGTGATGCTGATTGATCTGGAGCGCAATGATTTGGGGCGAATTTGTGTGCCTGGAAGCATTCATGTCGATGAATTGATGGGGCTAGAATCCTATGCACATGTTCATCATATTGTTTCCAGCTTGAGTGGAGTCAAGCAAAAAGGTACAACGCCGGGTGAAGTGATTCGTGCGCTGTTCCCCGGAGGCACGATCACGGGTTGCCCTAAAGTACGCTGCATGGAAATTATTGCCGAGTTGGAAGAGACGGGGCGTGGGCCTTATACAGGTTCTGTAGGTTATTTGAATCATAATGGTGATATGGATTTTAATATTCTGATTCGTACGCTATTTTTACAAGATAAAAAGCTACAACTCAGAGCGGGCGGTGGAATTGTGGCTGATTCTGATCCAATGCTCGAATTGAATGAATCCCGTGCCAAAGCGCGTGGTTTGGTTATGGCACTTACTCAGTAG
- the fabG gene encoding 3-oxoacyl-ACP reductase FabG, producing MVLDKEVALVTGASRGIGRAIALELAGQGATVVGSATSTAGAEKITQYFKENGFNGLGVVLDVNQSDSISAALKIVTDSFGSPSILVNNAGITRDNLMMRMKNDEWDDIISTNLSSAFHLIKSCLRPMMKARSGRIISITSVVAAMGNAGQTNYAAAKAGLVGLSKSLAREVGSRGITVNCIAPGFIDTDMTKVLPDAQKDALLANVPVGRLGRPEEIAAAVAFLASPAAAYITGETLHINGGMHMG from the coding sequence ATGGTTCTGGATAAAGAAGTTGCACTGGTCACGGGTGCAAGCCGCGGAATTGGTCGTGCGATTGCATTGGAGCTTGCTGGGCAAGGGGCGACTGTTGTAGGCAGCGCAACATCGACTGCTGGCGCAGAAAAAATTACCCAATACTTTAAAGAGAATGGTTTTAACGGTTTGGGTGTGGTGCTTGATGTGAATCAAAGTGACTCCATTAGTGCCGCACTGAAAATAGTGACAGATTCATTTGGATCGCCTTCTATTCTGGTTAATAATGCAGGTATTACGCGTGATAACCTGATGATGCGGATGAAAAATGATGAGTGGGATGACATTATCAGCACCAACCTGAGTTCAGCATTTCACCTGATTAAATCTTGCTTGCGCCCTATGATGAAAGCGCGTAGCGGGCGTATTATTAGTATTACCTCTGTTGTTGCTGCAATGGGGAATGCAGGACAAACAAATTATGCTGCTGCTAAAGCGGGGCTGGTCGGTCTTAGCAAATCATTGGCACGAGAGGTGGGCTCTCGTGGGATTACGGTTAATTGTATTGCACCCGGTTTTATTGATACGGACATGACGAAGGTGTTGCCCGATGCGCAAAAAGACGCATTGTTAGCGAATGTACCTGTGGGTCGCCTGGGGCGGCCTGAAGAAATTGCCGCTGCGGTTGCTTTTTTGGCATCGCCAGCCGCAGCCTATATCACAGGTGAAACATTGCATATCAACGGTGGTATGCATATGGGGTAA
- the fabF gene encoding beta-ketoacyl-ACP synthase II: protein MVSPVGLTVSQSWENILAGKSGIAPLELFDVSDFSVRFGGSVKGFDAKAYIPAKDLKKMDTFIHYGIAAGKQAIEDSGLEVTEDNAHRIGVAIGSGIGGLPGIEKGKEALIKGGPRKISPFFVPSNIINMISGNLSVMYGMKGPNYAIVTACTTGTHCIGSAARMIQYNDADVMVAGGAEMTTSPCGLGGFAAARALSTRNDDPTAASRPWDRDRDGFVLSDGAGALVLEEYEYAKKRGATIYAEIVGFGMSGDAYHMTLPPSEGQGAQQCMEVALNDAGMNADQIDYINAHGTSTPAGDQAETAAIKGTLGHHAKDVAVSSTKSMTGHLLGAAGGVEAVFSILSIRDQVAPPTINLDNPSPECDLDYVPHTAREMKVDVAMSNSFGFGGTNGTVIFRKI from the coding sequence ATGGTGAGTCCTGTTGGCTTGACTGTATCTCAGTCATGGGAAAATATTCTGGCAGGAAAAAGTGGTATTGCACCGCTGGAGCTGTTTGATGTTTCTGATTTTTCAGTACGCTTTGGTGGCTCTGTTAAAGGTTTTGATGCTAAAGCATATATTCCTGCAAAAGACCTCAAAAAAATGGATACGTTTATCCATTACGGCATTGCAGCAGGTAAACAAGCGATTGAAGATTCTGGGCTGGAAGTCACAGAAGATAATGCTCATCGCATCGGAGTTGCGATTGGTTCAGGTATTGGTGGTCTGCCAGGCATTGAAAAGGGTAAAGAAGCTCTAATAAAAGGCGGTCCTCGCAAGATTTCACCATTTTTTGTACCCAGTAATATTATTAATATGATCTCGGGCAATTTGTCTGTGATGTACGGCATGAAAGGGCCGAATTATGCCATCGTGACCGCGTGTACAACAGGCACTCACTGTATAGGCAGTGCTGCGCGTATGATTCAATATAATGATGCGGATGTGATGGTTGCCGGTGGTGCAGAGATGACCACTTCACCCTGTGGTTTAGGTGGTTTTGCCGCCGCTCGTGCGCTCTCGACACGTAATGATGATCCGACCGCTGCAAGCCGCCCTTGGGATAGAGACCGCGATGGCTTTGTACTGAGTGATGGCGCGGGTGCTCTGGTGCTGGAAGAGTACGAATACGCTAAAAAGCGTGGCGCAACGATTTATGCTGAAATTGTTGGGTTTGGCATGAGTGGCGATGCGTATCACATGACACTGCCGCCGAGTGAAGGCCAAGGTGCGCAGCAGTGTATGGAAGTCGCCCTGAATGACGCAGGAATGAATGCCGATCAGATTGACTATATTAATGCCCACGGTACATCGACACCGGCAGGTGATCAAGCGGAAACCGCTGCAATTAAAGGTACGCTAGGTCATCATGCGAAAGATGTTGCAGTGAGTTCAACCAAATCCATGACAGGCCACTTGCTGGGCGCTGCTGGAGGTGTTGAAGCTGTGTTTTCTATATTGTCGATACGTGATCAAGTTGCACCACCAACGATTAATCTGGATAACCCAAGCCCTGAATGTGATCTCGATTATGTACCTCATACAGCCCGTGAGATGAAAGTTGACGTAGCAATGTCAAACTCATTTGGTTTCGGTGGAACTAATGGTACGGTTATTTTCCGTAAAATTTAA
- the acpP gene encoding acyl carrier protein — protein sequence MSSIEERVRKIVIEQLGVKEEEVTTEASFVDDLGADSLDTVELVMALEEEFECEIPDDEAEKISNITQAVNFINAHQA from the coding sequence ATGAGTTCTATTGAAGAGCGTGTTAGAAAAATTGTTATTGAGCAGTTGGGTGTTAAAGAAGAGGAAGTGACAACTGAAGCCTCTTTTGTTGATGATTTAGGTGCAGATTCTTTGGATACTGTTGAGCTGGTGATGGCTCTGGAAGAGGAGTTTGAATGTGAAATTCCTGATGATGAAGCAGAGAAAATCTCTAATATTACACAGGCGGTTAATTTTATTAATGCCCATCAGGCGTAA